The DNA sequence ctaagcaaccactaatctacttcctgGCTCTGTGGGGTTTGCCAAGTATTGGACATTTCACACAAATGGAGTCCTACCACCGGTGGCCTCGTGGGTGTGGCCTCATTCCCTCACCCTGACTGTTTTCAGGGTTCCTCCCTGGGGTCACACACGCCAGCGCTTCATTCTCTTTCACTGCTGCCGCGTGAGAGACGAGACCTCTTGCCCGAGGTTGCACAGGCAGGATTTGCGCCAGGCTTGCCCCTGTCCCGTGCCTCTCCCCAGGTGTGGACGACACTGTCTCCGTGCTGCTGCAGTACCCAGGCGGGGTCCACGGCAGCTTCACCTGCAGCATCACGGCCCAGCTCTCCAACACGGCCTACGTGAGCGGTACCGAGGGCATGGCCCAGGTGAGGCGCTGCCACCGAGCTGGGACGGGCCCTTAGCACAGGACCGGGCCACCTGTGGCTGTTGGAGCTGGATGTGGGCTGAACCAGCCTTTTCCCACCATGGctaagaaagccaccctcgaccACCAGGCCAGGCAATGGGGTCTGGACCTCCGGCTCCTTGTGGAGGTGAACCTGTGGGCCTGTTAAAAACCCTTAGTCCTGATAAGAAGCCAGTTCTTATCAGCCCGGCTTAGAGGGCCGTGGTGACCTTTGGAACCGCTTCCAGGACAGGATCCAGGGGTTACCACAGAGCGGCTCCATGGGCTGCCTCGGCCAAGTTGCTGGAAAGAAACCCTATTCTTAGCAGAAGAATTTGGACCTTGCCCCAGCTGCATCTCTGCATTTCCATTTTGGCCTAGAGTTGGGTATGGGAATAAGCTAGGCCCCCAGGGCTCTGGAGCTAATAAAAAGTCTCCTGGTGGATAAGAAGGTGCTGGATGGTGTCAAAGTGGAGATGGGGTGATAAGCATCTCCCCTAGGCTTAAGCATCCCTGTAGAGAGGGAATTGCCCCTGGGGACAGGGACCTACAGGCTTCTAGTGCGGTGAGAAACAAACTCCCAGCAGCCAGGTTTGGGGGCTCCAACCTCCCTAAGGATGGACAGGGGGCAGCCAGCCCTTAACCACCAGGTGAGGGCGGGGAGCCCCCAGCCGCCCTGTTGGTGAGGGCAGTAAGGCCACCTGTTTTCTCCCCCCAGATCCTAGACCCCTGCTGGTGTCCAACAGAACTGGTGGTAAAGGGGGAGCGTAAGGAGTTCCCGCTGCCTTCAGCCCCAAGCCAGGAGTTCAATTTTACAAACGGAGCGGGCATGAGTTATGAGGCCAGGCATGTCCGGGAGTGCCTGCGACAGGGTAAGGATGTGGaaggcagtggggaggaggggtcgggggtgggagggcaagCCTGGTAAGGGaggagggaccctccccacccctcagtaCTCAAGCAGCTGTTTAGAACTAGTCTCCCAGGGCCCCGTGAGACATCATTTGCCTGAACCATGCAGTACTGTGCCTCGTGGGATTCTGGGAATTGTAGTCCTTTTTTGGTCTTTGGGGCGTGAGAAGGGGTTTTCTAACTGcactcgccccccgcccccccaggcctgAAGGAAAGTCCTGTGATTCCCCTGGCGGAAAGTGAGCTCCTGGCTGACATCCTTGAGGAGGTGAGGAAGGCTATCGGAGTCACCTTCCCCCAAGACAAACGCTGATATAAGCCCTCAACAAATAAAGACATGGTTTCCacagagatggtggtggtgatggtttggtgggagctggagagagccCACTATCAAAAGAGAataggtggggagagggagagggaggggaggggaggggaggggagggagaggggaggggaggggaggggagggagaggggggatcaggcctgcagcttggacatgtgcccttgaccggaatcgaacccaggactcttcagtccgcaggctgacgctctatccactgagccaaatcagctagggcgtgaactttttaaaatatgtgtatagcAAGCAATCACCACCCAGATCCACCTATGGCACATTTCGGGCACCCAGGGAGCCTCCTGGGGCCCCACGCTGTCTGTACCCTTCCAATCTATCACCAGAGATTAGTCTTGCCACTTTCGAagttaagatttattttattttcacataaacATTCATTGGCTTTAGTCATCCGAGACGTCCTACCTCAATGAATGTTATTTTTGGCCTCTGCTGTTCCTCTCTGTTGTGCACTTTGCACTTGGTGTTTCTTCTGCCCTGGAGGGTTCAAGCCACACCCCAAACTTCTGAAAATATTgcaatgatgaatgaatgaatgaatgaatgaatgacagctATGCTGTGATTGAATGGGTGGCGGGTGCAATGGCGCCAGGACAAGTTCCTAAAGGGCAGCGCTGATTGCACAGTCACGTGACGAGCGGGGCAGGTGCGGCAAAGTGAGCGAGGGCCCTGCGGGGCAGAGACCCACGGCGGCCATTTTGCGGGGCGGTCACGTGGCTCGACGCACGCTCAGCGGGCTGCTCACGTGATCGGGGGCGTGCTGCAGCCGCCGGGGCAGACCCGGCGAGAGGCGGCGGCGAGAGCGGCGGTGATGGACGGGTCCGGGGAGCAGCCCAGAGACGGGGGTGAGGCGGGAGGCAGACGGGCGGGAGGAGGGCGagcccctggccggccagccccgcgaTCCCGCCCGCGGGTCTCGGGGCGTGCGATCTTCACGCACTCCGGGTCAGAAACTCCCGGATCGGTGCTgccagcctccagccccctccttcccGAGGTTCCCTGGCTCTCTGGCCTCCGCGCCCCGATCCCTTCCTGCCTGGCGCTCTGGGACCCCCGATAAGCTAGGGACCCCAGAATTCAAGCCCCCGGGCAAGCCCGGGCTTGTCGCCGGCACCACTTCCTGGTGGGAGGGGCGGGTCTCCCCTGTGTCCCCTCAGGCCAGGATGCTTTAAGGGTTCCCCGAGTCTCCTTTCCCGGAAGAACGTGGGATACAGGCCCAGGCTCCCTGCCTTTCTCCATCAGGGACTCAGTTGTCTGGGCCACCAGTCACTTCATCTACCAGGGACCCAGAAATCCAGGGCCCCCTCGTCTTGGCCTCCATCAGGGATCATGAGCCACCCCAGTTCCCCTAGGACCCATGAGTCCAGGcacctcttccctcctttctcctctagGGCCCACCAGCTCTGAGCAGATCATGAAGACAGGGGCCCTTTTACTAAAGGGGTGAGTGTGAGGTCTGATTATTGTGGAGCGGATTTGGAGAGTGACCCCCCGTTCTGATGGTGCACCCTCCTCCATTCCCACTCCAGTTTCATCCAGGATCAAGCGGAGCACATGGGGGGAGAGACCTCGCGACTGCCCCTGGGGCCCAGGGTGCCTCAGGATGCATCCACCAAGAAGCTCAGCGAGTGTCTCAAGCGCATAGGGGACGAGCTGGACAGTAACATGGAGCTGCAGAGGTGTGGCCCCCGGAACCCAGGagtcccagctcccagcccctcttccctTAGGGGCACTGAGTCCAGGTCCACAGCCCCCACTGCCCGCGGACCGGGGGACCCAGGGCCCCACCACTCAACTCAGCACTCTGACTCTCGaaggatctttaaaaaaaaaaaaaaagatttttattgatttcagagaggaagggagagggcgagagagaaatatcggtgATGAGatggaatcattgatgggctgcccccGGCATGTCCCACACTGCATGTGCCCGgacggggaatggaactgtgacctcctggttcagaggttgacgctcaacccctgagctatgCCGCTGGGCCCATAGGATCTTGAAACGCTCCTTCAGGGAGGCATTGTCCCCACTTTCCTAAATGTCCATCTGGTCCCCTTCCCCTGCGTTGGCTTCTTGCTTTTCACTTCAGCGGGGCTTGGGCCTCCGTTTTCTTACCTTTGGTACGGGGTGGGTACCACAGTTCCCATGCCCTGCCTGATCCCCTCCGTCCCTGGCGCCCCTCTTTCCTGCAGGATGATCGCGGCTGTGGACACAGACTCCCCCCGAGAGGTCTTTTTCCGAGTGGCGTCCGAAATGTTTTCTGATGGCAACTTCAACTGGGGCCGGGTGGTCGCCCTCTTCTACTTTGCCAGCAAACTGGTGCTCAAGGTGGGTGGCTGCCGGGTCCTGAGCCCAGGAGGGCTCCCCTCAAACCTGCGGGGGACCTGGGAGGCGTGGCGTCAACCCCTGTGGCCACCCGGATGGACCAGAAGGAGAAGGCTGTGAGCCAGTCGTCTGCTCCTtccttcatgcattcattcaacagatgtttgccgggcctactgtgtgcccatCCTGGACTCTGCATCCGGGATGCAGCACCAAACAAAGCGGGCTAGGTCCCTGCTCTCGAGCTCACATCGAGCGACGAGTGCTGGGAGGAGTAAGCTAGGGTGATGTGGTTTTGGGCAAATTGATCAGGAAagacttctcagaggaggtgacatgAAAGCCAAAGTTGGAACGACGAGAAAGATGCAGTGATATATAAGGACTGGGGGAAAGGCATCTGGAGTGGgcacagcacgtgcaaaggccctggggtaggacCAGACCTTATGGGTTGAGGAGGCCCTTGTGGGTAGAACAGAGTGAGGAGGGGAAAGGGTAGGAGATGAAGGCAGATTTTTGAGGGGTCTTATGGGCCACTGTAAAGACTTCAGCTTCACTCGGAGTGAGATGGAGCGATtagctggttttattttattattgttgttttaaatatgttttcattgattttagagaaaaaggaagggaaagagagagagaaacatagatgtgagagagaaacatccattggctgcctcctgcatgcacccgagGGGggagagcccgcaacctgggcctgtgccctgacgggggatggaacccgcaacctttcagtgcacagaggATGCTCACACAACCACGGCACCCCCGCCAGGGCGATTGGCTGATTGTAAACTTGTAAACAGGACAGTGAGGTGACCTGATTTATacacttaaaatattattctagGAAGTGTAGCAAATGTTAATTGTAGAACCTAGGTTGCAGGTGTATGGTTGTTGACTGTGAAATTCTCTTAACTTTTCTCTGAAGATTCTCATGATAAAATATtgggggaggccctggccggtttggttcagtggatagagcgtcagcctgcagattgcagggtcctgggttcgattccaggttgcgggctcgatccgcagtgttgggcgtgcaggaagcagccgatcaatggttctcttatcattgatgtttcaatctcaatctccttctccttcccctctgaaatcaattaatatatatatattgggggAAGGGAAGCCCAACAAATTGTTCTGGCCATTGTGAATAGAAAAAGGGATTATGGGACAAGGGCAAAagctgaggagctggggagggggcactTATAATTAGTCCCTGCAAACAATGACTGACCTGGACTCAGGTAGTAGCACTAGAGGTGTGGAAATATATacgtttttatatatatttttttttattgatttcagagagggagagggagagatagaaacatgaatgatgagagaga is a window from the Eptesicus fuscus isolate TK198812 chromosome 21, DD_ASM_mEF_20220401, whole genome shotgun sequence genome containing:
- the BAX gene encoding apoptosis regulator BAX isoform X1, yielding MDGSGEQPRDGGPTSSEQIMKTGALLLKGFIQDQAEHMGGETSRLPLGPRVPQDASTKKLSECLKRIGDELDSNMELQRMIAAVDTDSPREVFFRVASEMFSDGNFNWGRVVALFYFASKLVLKALCTKVPELIKTIMGWTMDFLRERLLGWIQDQGGWDGLLSYFGTPTWQTVTIFVAGVLTASLTIWKTMG
- the BAX gene encoding apoptosis regulator BAX isoform X2, giving the protein MGGETSRLPLGPRVPQDASTKKLSECLKRIGDELDSNMELQRMIAAVDTDSPREVFFRVASEMFSDGNFNWGRVVALFYFASKLVLKALCTKVPELIKTIMGWTMDFLRERLLGWIQDQGGWDGLLSYFGTPTWQTVTIFVAGVLTASLTIWKTMG